The Vigna unguiculata cultivar IT97K-499-35 chromosome 6, ASM411807v1, whole genome shotgun sequence genome contains a region encoding:
- the LOC114187106 gene encoding equilibrative nucleotide transporter 3-like isoform X1, with amino-acid sequence MDASDYGGAPNKPKGKYEAMTICFILGIGSLVSWNSMLTIGDYYYTLFPKYHPARVLTLVYQPFAIGTMIILAYYESKINTRRRNLAGFTLFFFSAFFVLVVDLATSGKGGIGPYIGICVLAACFGIADALVEGGMVGDLCFMCPEFIQSYLAGLAASGALTSILRMLTKAAFEKSNHGLRKGAILFLAVSSFIELVCIFLYAIYFTKLPIVKYYRSKAALEGSKTVAADLAAAGISTKTKDQGGYDDKQQERLSNKQLFHENLDYAVDLFFIYAVTLSIFPGFLYENTGTHRLGTWYPIVLIAMYNIVDLISRYIPLVPWLKLESRKALLIAVFSRFLLIPAFYFTAKYGDQGWMILLTSFLGLTNGYLTVCVLTVAPRGYKGPEQNALGNLLVLCLLSGICAGAVLDWLWIIGNGTF; translated from the exons ATGGATGCCAGTGATTACGGTGGAGCACCAAACAAACCCAAG GGAAAATATGAAGCAATGACAATTTGTTTCATTCTTGGAATTGGGTCCCTTGTTTCCTGGAACAGCATGTTGACTATAGGAGATTACTATTACACACTGTTTCCC AAATACCATCCTGCAAGGGTACTTACCTTGGTCTATCAACCATTTGCAATTGGAACAATGATAATACTGGCCTACTATGAGTCGAAGATCAATACTAGAAGGCGGAATTTGGCTGGATTcactcttttcttctttagcgCTTTCTTTGTTCTTGTT GTGGATCTAGCAACATCAGGGAAAGGTGGAATTGGACCTTATATTGGTATATGTGTGCTTGCTGCTTGTTTTGGAATAGCAGATGCTCTAGTCGAAGGTGGCATGGTAGGAGACCTATGTTTTATGTGCCCTGAGTTTATCCAG TCCTACCTTGCTGGTTTGGCAGCATCAGGGGCTCTAACTTCTATTCTGAGAATGCTTACCAAGGCAGCTTTCGAGAAATCTAATCATGGACTTCGCAAAGGAGCAA TACTATTCTTGGCAGTTTCCTCATTCATTGAATTGGTTTGTATCTTCCTCTATGCAATCTACTTCACCAAATTGCCCATAGTGAAATATTACCGTTCAAAAGCAGCATTAGAGGGATCAAAAACTGTTGCAGCTGATCTTGCTGCTGCTGGAATTAGTACAAAGACTAAAGATCAA GGTGGATATGATGATAAGCAACAAGAGCGGTTGAGCAACAAACAATTATTTCATGAGAATCTTGATTAtgcagttgatttattttttatatatgcgGTAACACTGTCAATCTTCCCTGgatttttgtatgaaaatacgGGAACACATCGGTTAGGCACATG GTACCCAATTGTTTTGATAGCTATGTATAATATAGTGGATCTGATATCAAGATATATTCCCCTTGTGCCATGGCTGAAGTTGGAATCCAGAAAGGCTCTACTGATAGCAGTGTTTTCTCGATTCTTGTTGATTCCAGCATTCTACTTTACAGCAAAATATGGTGACCAAGGATGGATGATTTTACTCACCTCCTTTCTGGGACTTACCAATGGCTATCTCACTGTGTGTGTTCTTACTGTGGCACCAAGAGGTTACAAG GGTCCAGAGCAGAATGCTTTGGGTAATTTGCTTGTCTTATGTCTTTTAAGTGGCATATGTGCTGGAGCTGTTCTTGACTGGTTATGGATCATTGGTAATGGAACATTTTGA
- the LOC114187106 gene encoding equilibrative nucleotide transporter 3-like isoform X2, which translates to MIILAYYESKINTRRRNLAGFTLFFFSAFFVLVVDLATSGKGGIGPYIGICVLAACFGIADALVEGGMVGDLCFMCPEFIQSYLAGLAASGALTSILRMLTKAAFEKSNHGLRKGAILFLAVSSFIELVCIFLYAIYFTKLPIVKYYRSKAALEGSKTVAADLAAAGISTKTKDQGGYDDKQQERLSNKQLFHENLDYAVDLFFIYAVTLSIFPGFLYENTGTHRLGTWYPIVLIAMYNIVDLISRYIPLVPWLKLESRKALLIAVFSRFLLIPAFYFTAKYGDQGWMILLTSFLGLTNGYLTVCVLTVAPRGYKGPEQNALGNLLVLCLLSGICAGAVLDWLWIIGNGTF; encoded by the exons ATGATAATACTGGCCTACTATGAGTCGAAGATCAATACTAGAAGGCGGAATTTGGCTGGATTcactcttttcttctttagcgCTTTCTTTGTTCTTGTT GTGGATCTAGCAACATCAGGGAAAGGTGGAATTGGACCTTATATTGGTATATGTGTGCTTGCTGCTTGTTTTGGAATAGCAGATGCTCTAGTCGAAGGTGGCATGGTAGGAGACCTATGTTTTATGTGCCCTGAGTTTATCCAG TCCTACCTTGCTGGTTTGGCAGCATCAGGGGCTCTAACTTCTATTCTGAGAATGCTTACCAAGGCAGCTTTCGAGAAATCTAATCATGGACTTCGCAAAGGAGCAA TACTATTCTTGGCAGTTTCCTCATTCATTGAATTGGTTTGTATCTTCCTCTATGCAATCTACTTCACCAAATTGCCCATAGTGAAATATTACCGTTCAAAAGCAGCATTAGAGGGATCAAAAACTGTTGCAGCTGATCTTGCTGCTGCTGGAATTAGTACAAAGACTAAAGATCAA GGTGGATATGATGATAAGCAACAAGAGCGGTTGAGCAACAAACAATTATTTCATGAGAATCTTGATTAtgcagttgatttattttttatatatgcgGTAACACTGTCAATCTTCCCTGgatttttgtatgaaaatacgGGAACACATCGGTTAGGCACATG GTACCCAATTGTTTTGATAGCTATGTATAATATAGTGGATCTGATATCAAGATATATTCCCCTTGTGCCATGGCTGAAGTTGGAATCCAGAAAGGCTCTACTGATAGCAGTGTTTTCTCGATTCTTGTTGATTCCAGCATTCTACTTTACAGCAAAATATGGTGACCAAGGATGGATGATTTTACTCACCTCCTTTCTGGGACTTACCAATGGCTATCTCACTGTGTGTGTTCTTACTGTGGCACCAAGAGGTTACAAG GGTCCAGAGCAGAATGCTTTGGGTAATTTGCTTGTCTTATGTCTTTTAAGTGGCATATGTGCTGGAGCTGTTCTTGACTGGTTATGGATCATTGGTAATGGAACATTTTGA